The Fibrobacter sp. genome has a segment encoding these proteins:
- a CDS encoding glycosyltransferase encodes MNIFFFNSRTFLTREVVNALKKKKGHRVIAVDIELSPDSSLVPSIIEHLRPYLPGLAIFINNAGCDFRGELYRALSESGSLIVNWYTDYPFYDECFHGRRMVPDHRRIDLVSEESYVDEMAERGFRAFFMPLATDTSFFNTDGEVEKQRDIAFVGNSSFEFLDSIVNEERSSELQKLLSLQADMKNRYFTDPRFDIRGFLKENRHLWEGKTNLEEQVLLFCIEWLAGYLYRRDFIKGIAEKYGSRFTCFGDPYWQNFIDPSLVSADACYYTNLCRYYRSTRVNLNVNRIQIRKSFTQRVFDCAASGSFLLTDRRECNSRFFKVSGADREMVQYDSLEECCDLIDYYLVHEEEREAIASAARRKVLAEHTYDHRIDQIFELCRKVWGT; translated from the coding sequence ATGAACATCTTTTTTTTCAATTCCCGTACATTCTTAACCAGAGAAGTTGTAAATGCACTTAAAAAGAAAAAAGGACACAGGGTAATCGCTGTTGATATTGAACTGAGCCCGGATTCCAGCCTGGTTCCATCGATTATTGAACATCTCAGGCCATATCTTCCCGGCCTTGCCATTTTCATTAACAATGCCGGTTGTGATTTCAGAGGAGAATTATACAGAGCGCTATCAGAGAGTGGTTCTCTGATTGTAAACTGGTATACCGATTATCCTTTTTACGATGAGTGTTTTCATGGAAGGAGGATGGTTCCGGATCATAGACGGATCGATCTGGTAAGTGAGGAATCGTATGTGGATGAGATGGCAGAGAGGGGATTCAGGGCATTTTTCATGCCCCTGGCAACTGATACTTCCTTTTTCAACACAGATGGCGAAGTAGAGAAACAGAGAGATATCGCTTTTGTAGGAAATTCCAGTTTTGAGTTCCTTGACTCTATAGTCAATGAGGAACGGAGCAGTGAACTTCAAAAACTGCTCTCCCTGCAGGCTGATATGAAGAACCGGTACTTTACCGACCCAAGGTTTGATATCCGCGGTTTTCTCAAGGAGAATCGTCATTTGTGGGAAGGGAAAACAAATCTTGAGGAACAAGTACTTCTGTTTTGTATCGAGTGGCTGGCAGGATATCTTTACAGGAGAGACTTTATCAAGGGTATAGCGGAAAAGTACGGTTCACGGTTCACCTGTTTTGGAGATCCTTACTGGCAGAATTTTATCGATCCATCTCTGGTATCCGCAGATGCCTGTTACTACACTAATCTCTGCCGGTATTACAGATCAACCAGAGTGAATCTTAATGTAAACAGGATTCAAATCAGGAAATCTTTTACACAGCGGGTGTTTGACTGTGCTGCAAGCGGAAGTTTCCTTCTGACAGACAGACGGGAATGCAACAGCCGTTTTTTCAAGGTTTCCGGGGCTGACAGGGAGATGGTGCAGTATGACTCTTTGGAAGAGTGCTGTGATTTGATCGATTATTATCTTGTTCATGAGGAGGAAAGAGAAGCTATCGCAAGTGCTGCCAGAAGGAAAGTGCTGGCCGAACATACTTACGATCACAGGATAGACCAGATATTTGAACTCTGCCGAAAGGTATGGGGTACCTGA
- the lepA gene encoding elongation factor 4 — MTTDFIRNFCIIAHIDHGKSTLADRFLELTGTVSREKMQDQVLDDMDLERERGITIKSHPVRMQYKSENGQQYQFNLIDTPGHVDFSYEVSRSLAACEGAILVVDATQGIEAQTLTNIYLALDNDLTIIPVLNKVDLPSAHPDEVRRQVSDLLGVDPSTILACSAKTGEGVKPILERVISDVPPPASNDSKPLKALVFDSKFDSFRGAVAYVRVFEGQLKKGDDIRFFSTGREYEVDEIGFFRMGRVPSDVLKTGEVGYVIANIRTVSDIKIGDTITTRLDGAKEPVAGYREVKPMVFSGIYPVDKADYEDLRSALEKLRLNDSSISYEPETSAALGFGFRAGFLGLLHMEIVQERLFREFNVNIITTVPNVKYKVVLKGGEELDIESPAKMPPAQDLESISEPIAKMQIISPTEFVGAIMKLCEDKRGKMTTMEYLEPTRVCLHYRIPLSEMIIDFFDKLKSCSRGYASMDYELDGYETDNLVKLDILINGSPVDAFSSIVYRDNAYHFGQSITSKLKELIPRQQYEVAIQAAIGSKVIARTTVKPYRKDVTSKCYGGDITRKRKLLEKQKEGKKRMKQIGNVEVPQEAFLAVLSRE; from the coding sequence GTGACAACAGATTTTATACGAAATTTCTGTATTATTGCCCATATTGACCACGGCAAATCCACCCTCGCCGACCGTTTTCTGGAATTGACAGGTACTGTCAGCAGAGAGAAAATGCAGGATCAGGTCCTCGATGACATGGATCTTGAACGGGAGAGGGGTATAACTATCAAATCCCACCCGGTGCGGATGCAGTATAAATCCGAAAACGGGCAGCAATATCAGTTCAACCTTATCGACACACCCGGACATGTCGACTTCTCCTATGAGGTCTCAAGATCACTTGCCGCTTGTGAGGGGGCGATCCTGGTTGTCGATGCCACTCAGGGGATAGAGGCCCAGACCCTCACTAACATCTACCTGGCCCTGGACAACGATCTGACAATTATCCCGGTCCTTAACAAAGTTGACCTTCCCTCAGCTCATCCCGATGAGGTAAGGCGTCAGGTTTCGGACCTGCTTGGTGTTGATCCTTCCACAATTCTTGCCTGCAGTGCAAAAACCGGTGAAGGGGTAAAGCCTATACTGGAACGGGTTATAAGTGACGTTCCACCTCCAGCAAGCAATGACTCAAAGCCTCTCAAAGCTCTTGTTTTCGATTCCAAATTCGATTCCTTCAGGGGTGCAGTAGCCTACGTAAGAGTCTTTGAAGGACAACTGAAAAAAGGCGATGATATACGGTTCTTCTCGACTGGTAGGGAGTATGAGGTTGATGAAATCGGATTTTTCCGCATGGGAAGAGTTCCTTCTGATGTGCTCAAAACCGGAGAGGTCGGGTATGTAATTGCGAACATACGCACTGTTTCCGATATTAAAATCGGTGACACCATCACTACACGTCTTGACGGCGCGAAAGAACCGGTTGCAGGTTACCGGGAAGTCAAACCGATGGTATTCAGCGGTATCTATCCTGTTGATAAAGCAGATTACGAGGACTTGAGAAGCGCCCTTGAAAAACTGCGTCTCAATGACTCATCCATAAGCTACGAACCGGAAACATCCGCTGCACTTGGATTCGGTTTCAGAGCGGGTTTTCTGGGCTTGCTTCACATGGAAATCGTTCAGGAGAGGCTTTTCCGCGAATTCAACGTGAATATCATAACCACTGTTCCCAATGTCAAATACAAGGTTGTGTTAAAAGGCGGTGAAGAGCTGGATATTGAGAGTCCGGCAAAAATGCCCCCTGCACAGGACCTTGAGAGTATCAGTGAACCGATAGCCAAGATGCAGATTATCTCCCCTACCGAATTTGTAGGGGCAATAATGAAGTTATGTGAAGACAAAAGGGGAAAGATGACTACAATGGAGTATTTGGAACCCACAAGAGTCTGTCTCCATTACCGTATTCCCCTTTCAGAGATGATAATTGACTTTTTTGACAAACTTAAAAGCTGCTCACGCGGCTATGCCTCGATGGATTACGAGCTTGACGGGTACGAGACAGACAACCTGGTCAAACTCGATATACTCATCAACGGCTCCCCTGTTGACGCTTTCTCATCAATAGTCTACCGGGACAACGCCTATCATTTCGGGCAGTCTATCACATCAAAGCTCAAAGAACTCATCCCCAGACAGCAGTACGAAGTGGCAATTCAGGCAGCAATCGGATCAAAGGTGATTGCCCGTACAACTGTCAAACCTTACCGCAAAGATGTCACCTCAAAGTGTTACGGAGGAGATATCACACGGAAAAGAAAACTGCTGGAAAAGCAGAAAGAGGGTAAAAAGCGGATGAAACAGATAGGGAATGTTGAAGTGCCTCAGGAAGCTTTTCTGGCTGTCCTCAGCCGGGAGTAG
- the trpB gene encoding tryptophan synthase subunit beta — MKKKNKTSAGYFGKFGGRFAPETLMPALDEVERAYSDFHKDKQYQDWYNYLLKTYNGRPTALYFASRLTEYLGGARIFLKREDLNHTGAHKITNALGQALLARFMGKTRLIAETGAGQHGVATATAAALLGMDCDIYMGTVDMARQKPNVFRMNLLGSRVIPVESGGKTLKDAVNEALRDWTASVQSTHYVFGSALGPHPFPSIVRDFQSIIGKEARKQIISAAGRLPDEVIACVGGGSNAIGIFSAFLDDKKVKLTGVEAGGMGLKGIKHAVRLTKTKYSRPGILHGSFSYVLQDSDGQIANTHSVSAGLDYSGVGPQHAFLHETGRVRYTYATDKEALNAFSLLCRLEGIIPALESSHAVACAVKLAPKLPSDYIMIINLSGRGDKDIFTVADQTGKKI, encoded by the coding sequence ATGAAAAAGAAGAACAAAACTTCAGCAGGGTATTTCGGAAAATTCGGAGGAAGATTCGCTCCGGAAACTCTCATGCCGGCTCTCGATGAGGTCGAGAGGGCTTATTCGGATTTTCACAAAGATAAACAGTATCAGGACTGGTACAATTATCTGCTGAAAACCTATAATGGGCGCCCCACAGCCCTTTATTTCGCCTCACGATTGACCGAATATCTTGGCGGGGCCAGGATATTCCTTAAACGTGAAGATCTTAACCATACCGGAGCACACAAAATTACCAATGCTCTTGGACAGGCTCTGCTCGCCCGTTTCATGGGTAAAACCCGTCTCATTGCTGAAACAGGCGCAGGACAGCATGGAGTAGCCACTGCAACTGCCGCAGCTCTTCTGGGTATGGATTGTGACATTTACATGGGCACAGTCGACATGGCCCGTCAGAAACCAAATGTCTTCAGGATGAATCTCCTCGGCAGCCGTGTCATTCCGGTTGAGAGCGGCGGTAAGACACTGAAAGACGCAGTCAATGAGGCACTCAGAGACTGGACCGCTTCAGTACAGTCCACTCACTATGTTTTCGGCTCTGCACTGGGTCCCCACCCCTTCCCTTCCATTGTCAGGGATTTCCAGTCTATCATAGGTAAAGAGGCAAGAAAGCAGATCATTTCCGCAGCCGGAAGGCTTCCTGATGAAGTGATTGCCTGTGTTGGAGGCGGCTCCAATGCGATCGGAATCTTCAGTGCTTTCCTTGATGATAAGAAAGTAAAATTGACTGGTGTAGAAGCTGGCGGAATGGGACTGAAAGGAATAAAGCATGCAGTAAGATTAACAAAGACAAAGTATTCCAGACCCGGAATCCTGCATGGATCTTTCTCCTATGTCCTTCAGGACTCAGACGGCCAGATAGCAAATACACACTCAGTGTCAGCAGGACTCGATTACAGCGGTGTAGGTCCACAGCATGCCTTCCTGCATGAGACCGGAAGAGTCCGGTATACTTACGCTACCGACAAAGAGGCACTGAACGCATTCTCTCTTTTATGCAGACTTGAGGGAATAATTCCAGCGCTGGAATCATCTCACGCTGTAGCCTGCGCAGTTAAACTGGCACCGAAGCTGCCTTCGGACTATATCATGATTATCAACCTTTCCGGCCGTGGCGATAAAGACATCTTCACAGTCGCAGACCAGACAGGGAAAAAGATATGA
- a CDS encoding class I SAM-dependent methyltransferase, which translates to MLDRCRLCGNTDLVIHEKAGSRNQFSYYRCRNCKLVNYDLDGGVNQEKYAEVFIDPLDDSHPVNKSQTESYRFLKRYLPSTGSLLEIGFGNGRILNMAHQDGFQVTGVELSQFLVDSVARHLKLNVIKADFMSETDLGDKRFDIIILIHVLEHFPDSLKVMNRINQLLSPGGLVLIEIPNIDSWELKYKRFMRRHRIYRKKYSSDFVPGHCNEFCKDSFKFLLNKTGFKLLLWKTYSHKPFLNFLYGLFPIGNKARALIQKV; encoded by the coding sequence ATGTTAGACAGATGCAGGCTTTGCGGGAACACCGATCTGGTAATCCATGAGAAGGCAGGTTCCAGAAATCAGTTTTCATACTATCGATGCCGGAACTGCAAACTGGTAAATTACGACCTCGATGGAGGAGTGAATCAGGAGAAATACGCTGAAGTATTCATTGATCCTCTCGATGATTCGCATCCGGTAAACAAAAGTCAGACTGAATCCTACCGCTTCCTGAAACGTTATCTTCCCTCCACCGGTTCTCTGCTTGAAATCGGGTTCGGTAACGGACGAATTCTTAACATGGCTCATCAGGATGGTTTTCAAGTAACCGGTGTCGAATTGTCTCAATTCCTGGTCGATTCCGTTGCCAGACATCTGAAACTCAATGTCATAAAAGCGGATTTCATGTCAGAAACAGATCTGGGTGACAAAAGATTCGATATCATTATTCTGATTCATGTTCTGGAACATTTTCCCGATTCACTGAAAGTGATGAACAGGATTAATCAACTGCTCTCCCCTGGTGGATTGGTTTTAATCGAAATTCCCAACATCGATTCCTGGGAACTTAAATACAAGAGATTTATGCGGAGACACAGGATTTACAGGAAAAAATACTCAAGTGATTTTGTTCCAGGTCACTGCAATGAGTTTTGCAAAGATTCCTTTAAATTTTTATTAAACAAGACCGGTTTTAAACTTCTGCTATGGAAAACCTATTCCCACAAACCTTTCCTTAATTTTTTATATGGTCTTTTTCCTATCGGGAACAAAGCACGTGCCTTAATCCAGAAAGTTTGA